The following are encoded together in the Streptomyces sp. NBC_00341 genome:
- a CDS encoding response regulator transcription factor — MSEDTGGPLRVLIVDDQALMRAGFRALLDAEDGIEVVGEAADGRAGLELARLHTPDIALVDVQMPVMTGIEATRAIAADPLLNGVRVVILTNYGLDEYVFEALRAGAAGFLLKDTEPAELLRAIRVAASGDALLSPAITRRLIGAFVARPPDRSTAPGFETLTRREREVSALAARGLTNEEIAAHMVISPFTAKTHISRAMVKLGARDRAQLVVFVYESGLVTPGGPGRGPSPS; from the coding sequence ATGAGCGAGGACACCGGCGGCCCGTTGCGGGTACTGATCGTCGACGACCAGGCCCTGATGCGGGCTGGATTCCGGGCCCTGCTCGACGCGGAGGACGGCATCGAGGTGGTCGGTGAGGCCGCGGACGGCCGCGCGGGCCTGGAACTGGCCCGGCTGCACACCCCCGACATCGCGCTCGTCGATGTGCAGATGCCGGTGATGACCGGGATCGAGGCGACCCGGGCCATCGCCGCGGACCCGCTGCTGAACGGGGTACGCGTCGTGATCCTGACCAACTACGGCCTGGACGAGTACGTGTTCGAGGCGCTGCGTGCCGGGGCGGCGGGCTTCCTGCTCAAGGACACCGAGCCGGCCGAGCTGCTCCGGGCCATCCGCGTCGCGGCGAGCGGCGACGCGCTGCTGTCGCCCGCCATCACCCGCAGACTGATCGGCGCGTTCGTCGCCCGGCCCCCCGACCGGTCCACCGCCCCCGGATTCGAGACCCTGACCCGCCGGGAACGCGAGGTGAGCGCCCTCGCGGCCCGCGGGCTGACGAACGAGGAGATCGCCGCGCACATGGTGATCAGCCCCTTCACGGCCAAGACGCACATCAGCCGCGCCATGGTCAAGCTGGGCGCCCGGGACCGCGCCCAACTCGTCGTGTTCGTCTACGAGTCGGGTCTCGTCACCCCCGGCGGACCGGGGCGCGGTCCGTCTCCGTCCTGA
- a CDS encoding sensor histidine kinase — MKGETGESGRRALLLDAALAVAIGAAVLGAASVASAPGALDLLLVATGALALAGHRRAPRTVLVVTTLAMSGYVLHAHPGSWAAFPVLAAVHAAARSGHRLWGVAAGALFLAGYFTVMTAAAPAAEGTVERTLLLLGWFLCAGVTGLIDKNWQAYLRQTEQRALDAERGRDEIALRRAGEERLRIARELHDSLTHSISIVKLQAGVAVHLARKRGAEVEPALLAIQEASGEAMRELRATLEVLRTDVVEPGTGLDRIGELAERARSAGIVLAVTVSGDERPLPVDVDRTAYRIVQEALTNVARHAGRARTTVELGYGERSLTVRVEDNGPCAPGDAVTAGTGLTGMRERVTALGGTLDAAPRRAGGFSVRAELPLRTARTTA, encoded by the coding sequence ATGAAGGGCGAAACGGGGGAGAGCGGCCGGCGTGCGCTGCTGCTGGACGCGGCCCTGGCGGTCGCGATCGGGGCGGCGGTCCTCGGCGCGGCCTCGGTCGCGTCGGCGCCCGGCGCCCTCGATCTGCTGCTCGTCGCGACCGGTGCGCTGGCACTGGCCGGGCACCGCCGGGCGCCCCGCACGGTACTCGTCGTCACGACGCTCGCCATGTCCGGCTACGTGCTCCACGCGCATCCGGGCAGCTGGGCGGCGTTCCCCGTGCTGGCCGCGGTGCACGCCGCCGCCCGCAGCGGACACCGCCTCTGGGGAGTCGCGGCGGGCGCCCTCTTCCTCGCCGGCTACTTCACCGTCATGACGGCCGCCGCACCCGCCGCAGAGGGCACCGTGGAGCGCACCCTGCTGCTGCTCGGCTGGTTCCTGTGCGCCGGGGTCACCGGGCTCATCGACAAGAACTGGCAGGCCTACCTGCGCCAGACGGAGCAGCGCGCACTCGACGCCGAACGCGGCCGCGACGAGATCGCGCTGCGCCGGGCGGGGGAGGAGCGGCTGCGGATCGCCCGCGAACTGCACGACTCCCTCACCCACTCCATCTCGATCGTCAAGCTCCAGGCGGGAGTCGCCGTCCACCTCGCGCGCAAACGCGGCGCCGAGGTGGAGCCCGCCCTCCTCGCCATCCAGGAGGCGAGTGGCGAGGCGATGCGCGAGCTGCGCGCCACGCTGGAGGTGCTGCGCACGGACGTGGTCGAGCCCGGCACCGGCCTCGACCGGATCGGTGAGCTGGCCGAGCGCGCCCGCAGCGCGGGCATCGTCCTCGCGGTCACCGTCAGCGGCGACGAGCGCCCGCTGCCGGTGGACGTGGACCGGACCGCCTACCGCATCGTGCAGGAGGCCCTCACCAACGTGGCCCGGCACGCCGGCCGTGCCCGTACCACCGTCGAACTCGGTTACGGGGAACGGTCCCTGACCGTGCGCGTCGAGGACAACGGGCCCTGTGCCCCGGGTGACGCGGTCACCGCCGGCACCGGCCTCACCGGCATGCGTGAACGCGTCACGGCCCTCGGCGGCACGCTGGACGCCGCGCCGAGGCGGGCCGGCGGCTTCTCCGTACGCGCCGAACTACCGCTGCGTACCGCGCGGACCACCGCATGA
- a CDS encoding biotin/lipoate A/B protein ligase family protein, with protein sequence MHGEYKVPGGKLVVVDLDVEGGALRDVRVAGDFFLEPDEAILAIDTALEGAPANTGTADLTARIDAALPASTVMFGLTSEGIAVAVRRALAHATEWSDYDWQLIHEQPQSPALHMALDEVITAEVAAGRRPPTLRVWEWDSPAVIIGSFQSLRNEVDAEAAARHGVSVVRRVSGGGAMFVEPGNTITYSLSVPDALVSGLSFADSYAYLDDWVLEALGDMGIKAWYQPLNDIATEVGKIAGAAQKRVVGHDGGPGAVLHHVTMSYDIDADKMLDVLRIGREKMSDKGTKSAKKRVDPLRRQTGLPRGAVIDNMIESFRTRHGLTTGTVSQDEQDRAEELVRTKFGTAEWTARVP encoded by the coding sequence GTGCATGGAGAGTACAAGGTGCCCGGCGGCAAGCTCGTCGTGGTGGACCTGGACGTCGAGGGCGGCGCCCTGCGCGACGTACGGGTGGCCGGGGACTTCTTCCTGGAACCGGACGAGGCGATCCTCGCCATCGACACGGCGCTGGAGGGGGCCCCGGCCAACACCGGCACCGCGGACCTGACCGCCAGGATCGACGCGGCGCTCCCCGCCTCGACCGTGATGTTCGGCCTCACCTCCGAGGGCATCGCCGTCGCCGTACGCCGGGCACTGGCCCACGCCACCGAGTGGAGCGACTACGACTGGCAGCTCATCCACGAGCAGCCGCAGTCCCCCGCCCTGCACATGGCCCTCGACGAGGTCATCACCGCGGAGGTCGCGGCCGGACGGCGTCCGCCGACGCTCCGGGTCTGGGAGTGGGACTCGCCCGCCGTGATCATCGGCAGCTTCCAGTCGCTGCGCAACGAGGTCGACGCCGAGGCCGCCGCCCGGCACGGGGTGAGCGTCGTGCGCCGGGTCTCGGGCGGCGGGGCGATGTTCGTGGAGCCGGGCAACACCATCACCTACTCCCTCTCCGTCCCCGACGCCCTGGTCTCCGGGCTCTCCTTCGCCGACAGCTACGCCTACCTCGACGACTGGGTGCTCGAAGCCCTCGGCGACATGGGCATCAAGGCCTGGTACCAGCCGCTGAACGACATCGCGACCGAGGTCGGGAAGATCGCCGGGGCGGCGCAGAAGCGCGTCGTGGGCCACGACGGCGGACCGGGTGCGGTGCTGCACCACGTGACGATGTCCTACGACATCGACGCCGACAAGATGCTCGACGTCCTGCGGATCGGCCGCGAGAAGATGTCCGACAAGGGCACCAAGAGCGCCAAGAAGCGCGTCGACCCCCTCCGTCGGCAGACCGGGCTCCCCCGCGGTGCCGTCATCGACAACATGATCGAGTCGTTCCGCACCCGCCACGGGCTCACCACCGGCACCGTGAGCCAGGACGAGCAGGACCGGGCGGAGGAGCTCGTCCGCACCAAGTTCGGCACGGCCGAGTGGACCGCCCGGGTGCCGTAG